In Luteolibacter rhizosphaerae, one genomic interval encodes:
- a CDS encoding DUF6331 family protein gives MTRAADHLDASFPASFIGFTRHCEAYCVAGCCGLDAFSFDDSTLESAIMAYGVNATESMCAESQQAALQFSHETRQCWSSQDDFNAIWDNGSELSKWILEIIGDTRRLTPRLSKQADAGKEPI, from the coding sequence ATGACGCGAGCCGCCGACCATCTCGATGCTTCATTTCCCGCGTCGTTTATTGGCTTCACTCGTCACTGTGAGGCCTATTGCGTAGCAGGGTGTTGTGGCTTGGATGCCTTTTCCTTCGATGATTCGACTCTTGAAAGTGCCATCATGGCCTACGGGGTAAATGCAACAGAGTCAATGTGCGCAGAGTCCCAACAGGCTGCCTTACAATTCTCGCACGAAACTCGCCAGTGTTGGTCATCCCAGGATGATTTTAATGCGATATGGGATAATGGTTCAGAACTGTCCAAGTGGATTCTAGAAATCATTGGAGACACTCGACGGTTAACCCCAAGACTGAGCAAACAAGCGGACGCAGGGAAGGAGCCGATTTGA
- a CDS encoding DUF5990 family protein, which produces MKRDLSEQVVRMRIVVSAPLSGVTFAVQRGKAGLLAPTVSSAESLEFEFSLRVAMDPAQGFNFLGEFAQGPRTDRFIYLNSGTYAGQPHTTWARRAKLKLASIPAALIEGAMTSPGQVLEARLAGTGSDGGPICATVKPEALEWRLVRSAAAVAAPAASAEAAAEAKPAKKKASKKAKASE; this is translated from the coding sequence ATGAAGCGTGATCTATCAGAGCAGGTGGTCCGGATGCGCATTGTCGTCAGTGCGCCGCTATCCGGGGTGACATTCGCGGTGCAGCGCGGCAAGGCCGGTTTGCTCGCGCCGACGGTAAGCAGTGCGGAGTCGCTCGAGTTCGAGTTCTCGCTGCGTGTCGCGATGGATCCGGCCCAAGGGTTCAATTTCCTCGGTGAGTTCGCGCAGGGCCCGCGGACCGACCGCTTCATCTATCTCAATTCCGGAACCTATGCCGGCCAGCCGCATACCACCTGGGCCCGTCGCGCGAAATTGAAGCTGGCTTCCATCCCGGCGGCCTTGATTGAAGGCGCGATGACGTCCCCGGGGCAGGTCCTCGAAGCAAGGCTCGCCGGAACGGGAAGCGACGGCGGACCGATCTGCGCGACCGTGAAGCCGGAAGCCCTCGAATGGCGCTTGGTGAGAAGTGCCGCCGCCGTGGCTGCTCCCGCTGCTTCTGCTGAAGCAGCCGCCGAAGCCAAGCCCGCCAAGAAGAAGGCGAGCAAGAAGGCCAAGGCCTCGGAGTAA
- the rplQ gene encoding 50S ribosomal protein L17 has protein sequence MRHRRNTTKLKRTAAHRRSLLANLACSLIEHGSIRTTLAKAKALRPVAEKMIGLGKRGDLHARRQAVAFLRQKDIAKKLFEEVAPLSKDRQGGYCRITKLGARMTDSAPMAVIEWVDQPAVEETAVAAPAAEEPAAVAAPAAAEEAAEAKPAKKKAAKKAKAADEAAE, from the coding sequence ATGAGACATCGCCGCAATACCACCAAGCTCAAGCGCACCGCCGCCCACCGGCGCTCGCTGCTTGCCAACCTCGCCTGCAGCTTGATCGAGCATGGCAGCATCCGCACCACGCTCGCCAAGGCCAAGGCCCTGCGCCCCGTGGCTGAGAAGATGATCGGCCTCGGCAAGCGTGGAGATCTCCACGCCCGCCGCCAGGCTGTCGCCTTCCTGCGCCAGAAGGACATCGCCAAGAAGCTCTTCGAAGAGGTCGCCCCTCTCTCGAAGGACCGCCAGGGCGGTTACTGCCGGATCACCAAGCTGGGTGCCCGCATGACCGACTCCGCGCCGATGGCCGTGATCGAGTGGGTGGACCAGCCGGCTGTCGAAGAGACCGCCGTGGCCGCTCCCGCCGCTGAAGAGCCCGCCGCCGTGGCTGCTCCCGCTGCTGCTGAAGAAGCCGCCGAAGCCAAGCCCGCCAAGAAGAAGGCGGCGAAGAAGGCGAAGGCCGCTGACGAAGCCGCGGAGTAA